The Manihot esculenta cultivar AM560-2 chromosome 1, M.esculenta_v8, whole genome shotgun sequence genome has a window encoding:
- the LOC110612105 gene encoding secoisolariciresinol dehydrogenase isoform X2, with translation MTVKPLFLFQFCCGNMFKFGFSKGASISRNSLAEILPKGFSTQIERKLEGKVALITGAANGVGKATATKFINNGAKVIIADIQHQLGQDTAKELGPNVAFIACDVTKESDISNAVDFAISKFNQLDIMYNNAGVHCNSSPSIADLDLALFDRVMSINARGVMAGIKHASRVMIPRRTGSILCTASITGIMAGVSQHSYAVSKATVIGIVKTVASELCKYGIRVNSISPFIMPTPFIKEAMNQLYPGIDAQRLVKIVHNTGVLEGENCEPIDIANAAVYLASEDAKYVNGHNLVVDGGFTSFKSLGFPAPDQV, from the exons ATGACAGTAAAACCTCTTTTTTTGTTTCAATTCTGCTGTGGCAACATGTTCAAATTTGGATTTAG CAAAGGTGCTTCCATTTCAAGAAATTCACTTGCTGAGATCCTCCCCAAGGGATTTTCTACCCAGATTGAAAG AAAATTAGAGGGGAAAGTAGCACTAATCACTGGAGCAGCAAATGGTGTTGGGAAGGCAACTGCAACCAAATTCATCAACAATGGTGCCAAAGTTATTATTGCTGATATCCAACACCAACTTGGCCAAGACACTGCAAAAGAACTCGGTCCCAACGTTGCCTTCATTGCCTGTGATGTAACCAAAGAGTCTGACATATCAAATGCTGTAGATTTTGCCATTTCAAAATTCAACCAACTGGACATCATGTACAATAATGCAGGGGTACACTGCAACTCCTCTCCAAGTATTGCAGACCTTGACCTTGCACTGTTTGATCGAGTCATGAGCATCAACGCGCGAGGAGTCATGGCCGGGATTAAACATGCCTCTCGTGTGATGATCCCACGAAGAACTGGCTCCATTCTTTGCACAGCCAGTATCACAGGAATCATGGCTGGTGTTTCACAGCACTCATATGCTGTATCCAAGGCCACTGTAATAGGCATTGTTAAGACTGTTGCATCTGAGCTATGCAAGTATGGGATCAGAGTCAATTCCATATCACCTTTCATTATGCCAACTCCATTTATCAAGGAAGCAATGAATCAGCTCTATCCAGGTATTGATGCTCAACGACTTGTGAAAATAGTACATAATACTGGTGTATTGGAGGGGGAAAATTGTGAGCCAATTGACATAGCTAATGCTGCAGTATATCTTGCATCTGAGGATGCCAAGTACGTTAATGGGCATAATTTGGTGGTTGATGGAGGCTTTACATCATTCAAGAGTCTGGGATTCCCTGCACCAGATCAGGTTTAG
- the LOC110612105 gene encoding zerumbone synthase isoform X8 — MFKFGFSKGASISRNPLAEIFTKGFSTQIRSKGASISRNSLAEILPKGFSTQIERKLEGKVALITGAANGVGKATATKFINNGAKVIIADIQHQLGQDTAKELGPNVAFIACDVTKESDISNAVDFAISKFNQLDIMYNNAGVHCNSSPSIADLDLALFDRVMSINARGVMAGIKHASRVMIPRRTGSILCTASITGIMAGVSQHSYAVSKATVIGIVKTVASELCKYGIRVNSISPFIMPTPFIKEAMNQLYPVYLASEDAKYVNGHNLVVDGGFTSFKSLGFPAPDQV; from the exons ATGTTCAAATTTGGATTTAG TAAAGGTGCTTCCATCTCAAGAAATCCACTTGCTGAGATATTCACCAAGGGATTTTCTACTCAGATTCGAAG CAAAGGTGCTTCCATTTCAAGAAATTCACTTGCTGAGATCCTCCCCAAGGGATTTTCTACCCAGATTGAAAG AAAATTAGAGGGGAAAGTAGCACTAATCACTGGAGCAGCAAATGGTGTTGGGAAGGCAACTGCAACCAAATTCATCAACAATGGTGCCAAAGTTATTATTGCTGATATCCAACACCAACTTGGCCAAGACACTGCAAAAGAACTCGGTCCCAACGTTGCCTTCATTGCCTGTGATGTAACCAAAGAGTCTGACATATCAAATGCTGTAGATTTTGCCATTTCAAAATTCAACCAACTGGACATCATGTACAATAATGCAGGGGTACACTGCAACTCCTCTCCAAGTATTGCAGACCTTGACCTTGCACTGTTTGATCGAGTCATGAGCATCAACGCGCGAGGAGTCATGGCCGGGATTAAACATGCCTCTCGTGTGATGATCCCACGAAGAACTGGCTCCATTCTTTGCACAGCCAGTATCACAGGAATCATGGCTGGTGTTTCACAGCACTCATATGCTGTATCCAAGGCCACTGTAATAGGCATTGTTAAGACTGTTGCATCTGAGCTATGCAAGTATGGGATCAGAGTCAATTCCATATCACCTTTCATTATGCCAACTCCATTTATCAAGGAAGCAATGAATCAGCTCTATCCAG TATATCTTGCATCTGAGGATGCCAAGTACGTTAATGGGCATAATTTGGTGGTTGATGGAGGCTTTACATCATTCAAGAGTCTGGGATTCCCTGCACCAGATCAGGTTTAG
- the LOC110612105 gene encoding secoisolariciresinol dehydrogenase isoform X6, translating into MFKFGFSKGASISRNPLAEIFTKGFSTQIRRKLEGKVALITGAASGIGKATATKFISNGAKVVIADIQQQLGQDTAKELGSNAAFIACDVTKESDISNAVDFSISKFNQLDIMYNNAGVACKSSPSITDLDLAQFDRVMSINVRGVIAGIKHASRVMIPRRTGSILCTASVTGIMAGLSPHTYAVSKVTVIGIVRTVASELCKYGIRVNCISPFVIPTPFVMEDMSRFYPGVDAQQLVKILHNSGSLEGEICEPIDIANAALYLASEDAKYINGHNLVIDGGFTSFKSLGFPAPDQV; encoded by the exons ATGTTCAAATTTGGATTTAG TAAAGGTGCTTCCATCTCAAGAAATCCACTTGCTGAGATATTCACCAAGGGATTTTCTACTCAGATTCGAAG AAAGTTAGAGGGGAAGGTAGCACTAATCACTGGAGCAGCAAGTGGTATTGGGAAGGCAACTGCAACCAAATTCATCAGCAATGGTGCCAAAGTTGTTATTGCTGATATCCAACAGCAACTTGGCCAAGACACGGCAAAAGAACTCGGATCCAATGCCGCCTTCATTGCCTGTGATGTAACTAAAGAATCTGATATATCCAATGCCGTAGATTTTTCCATTTCGAAATTCAACCAACTGGACATAATGTACAATAATGCAGGGGTAGCCTGCAAATCTTCTCCAAGTATTACAGACCTTGACCTTGCACAGTTTGATAGAGTGATGAGCATAAACGTGCGAGGAGTGATTGCCGGGATCAAACATGCCTCTCGTGTGATGATCCCACGAAGAACTGGCTCCATTCTTTGCACAGCAAGTGTCACAGGAATCATGGCTGGTCTTTCACCGCACACATATGCCGTATCAAAGGTCACAGTTATAGGCATTGTTAGGACTGTTGCATCTGAACTATGCAAGTATGGGATCAGAGTCAATTGTATATCACCTTTCGTTATTCCAACTCCATTTGTCATGGAAGACATGAGTCGGTTCTATCCAGGTGTTGATGCTCAACAACTTGTGAAGATATTACATAATAGTGGTTCATTAGAGGGGGAAATTTGTGAGCCAATTGATATAGCTAACGCTGCACTATATCTTGCATCTGAGGATGCCAAGTATATTAACGGCCATAATTTGGTGATTGATGGAGGCTTTACGTCATTCAAGAGTCTCGGATTCCCCGCACCAGATCAGGTGTAG
- the LOC110612105 gene encoding secoisolariciresinol dehydrogenase isoform X7 — MFKFGFSKGASISRNPLAEIFTKGFSTQIRRKLEGKVALITGAASGIGKATATKFISNGAKVVIADIQQQLGQDTAKELGSNAAFIACDVTKESDISNAVDFSISKFNQLDIMYNNAGVACKSSPSITDLDLAQFDRVMSINVRGVIAGIKHASRVMIPRRTGSILCTASVTGIMAGLSPHTYAVSKVTVIGIVRTVASELCKYGIRVNCISPFVIPTPFVMEDMSRFYPGVDAQQLVKILHNSGSLEGEICEPIDIANAALYLASEDAKYINGHNLVIDGGFTSFKSLGFPAPDQR; from the exons ATGTTCAAATTTGGATTTAG TAAAGGTGCTTCCATCTCAAGAAATCCACTTGCTGAGATATTCACCAAGGGATTTTCTACTCAGATTCGAAG AAAGTTAGAGGGGAAGGTAGCACTAATCACTGGAGCAGCAAGTGGTATTGGGAAGGCAACTGCAACCAAATTCATCAGCAATGGTGCCAAAGTTGTTATTGCTGATATCCAACAGCAACTTGGCCAAGACACGGCAAAAGAACTCGGATCCAATGCCGCCTTCATTGCCTGTGATGTAACTAAAGAATCTGATATATCCAATGCCGTAGATTTTTCCATTTCGAAATTCAACCAACTGGACATAATGTACAATAATGCAGGGGTAGCCTGCAAATCTTCTCCAAGTATTACAGACCTTGACCTTGCACAGTTTGATAGAGTGATGAGCATAAACGTGCGAGGAGTGATTGCCGGGATCAAACATGCCTCTCGTGTGATGATCCCACGAAGAACTGGCTCCATTCTTTGCACAGCAAGTGTCACAGGAATCATGGCTGGTCTTTCACCGCACACATATGCCGTATCAAAGGTCACAGTTATAGGCATTGTTAGGACTGTTGCATCTGAACTATGCAAGTATGGGATCAGAGTCAATTGTATATCACCTTTCGTTATTCCAACTCCATTTGTCATGGAAGACATGAGTCGGTTCTATCCAGGTGTTGATGCTCAACAACTTGTGAAGATATTACATAATAGTGGTTCATTAGAGGGGGAAATTTGTGAGCCAATTGATATAGCTAACGCTGCACTATATCTTGCATCTGAGGATGCCAAGTATATTAACGGCCATAATTTGGTGATTGATGGAGGCTTTACGTCATTCAAGAGTCTCGGATTCCCCGCACCAGATCAG AGATGA
- the LOC110612105 gene encoding secoisolariciresinol dehydrogenase isoform X3 gives MFKFGFSKGASISRNPLAEIFTKGFSTQIRRKLEGKVALITGAASGIGKATATKFISNGAKVVIADIQQQLGQDTAKELGSNAAFIACDVTKESDISNAVDFSISKFNQLDIMYNNAGVACKSSPSITDLDLAQFDRVMSINVRGVIAGIKHASRVMIPRRTGSILCTASVTGIMAGLSPHTYAVSKVTVIGIVRTVASELCKYGIRVNCISPFVIPTPFVMEDMSRFYPGVDAQQLVKILHNSGSLEGEICEPIDIANAALYLASEDAKYINGHNLVIDGGFTSFKSLGFPAPDQLLITTHCKSLIVEAN, from the exons ATGTTCAAATTTGGATTTAG TAAAGGTGCTTCCATCTCAAGAAATCCACTTGCTGAGATATTCACCAAGGGATTTTCTACTCAGATTCGAAG AAAGTTAGAGGGGAAGGTAGCACTAATCACTGGAGCAGCAAGTGGTATTGGGAAGGCAACTGCAACCAAATTCATCAGCAATGGTGCCAAAGTTGTTATTGCTGATATCCAACAGCAACTTGGCCAAGACACGGCAAAAGAACTCGGATCCAATGCCGCCTTCATTGCCTGTGATGTAACTAAAGAATCTGATATATCCAATGCCGTAGATTTTTCCATTTCGAAATTCAACCAACTGGACATAATGTACAATAATGCAGGGGTAGCCTGCAAATCTTCTCCAAGTATTACAGACCTTGACCTTGCACAGTTTGATAGAGTGATGAGCATAAACGTGCGAGGAGTGATTGCCGGGATCAAACATGCCTCTCGTGTGATGATCCCACGAAGAACTGGCTCCATTCTTTGCACAGCAAGTGTCACAGGAATCATGGCTGGTCTTTCACCGCACACATATGCCGTATCAAAGGTCACAGTTATAGGCATTGTTAGGACTGTTGCATCTGAACTATGCAAGTATGGGATCAGAGTCAATTGTATATCACCTTTCGTTATTCCAACTCCATTTGTCATGGAAGACATGAGTCGGTTCTATCCAGGTGTTGATGCTCAACAACTTGTGAAGATATTACATAATAGTGGTTCATTAGAGGGGGAAATTTGTGAGCCAATTGATATAGCTAACGCTGCACTATATCTTGCATCTGAGGATGCCAAGTATATTAACGGCCATAATTTGGTGATTGATGGAGGCTTTACGTCATTCAAGAGTCTCGGATTCCCCGCACCAGATCAG CTCCTGATCACCACCCATTGCAAAAGCTTGATTGTGGAGGCTAACTGA
- the LOC110612105 gene encoding secoisolariciresinol dehydrogenase isoform X4, which yields MFKFGFSKGASISRNPLAEIFTKGFSTQIRRKLEGKVALITGAASGIGKATATKFISNGAKVVIADIQQQLGQDTAKELGSNAAFIACDVTKESDISNAVDFSISKFNQLDIMYNNAGVACKSSPSITDLDLAQFDRVMSINVRGVIAGIKHASRVMIPRRTGSILCTASVTGIMAGLSPHTYAVSKVTVIGIVRTVASELCKYGIRVNCISPFVIPTPFVMEDMSRFYPGVDAQQLVKILHNSGSLEGEICEPIDIANAALYLASEDAKYINGHNLVIDGGFTSFKSLGFPAPDQQRCFHFKKFTC from the exons ATGTTCAAATTTGGATTTAG TAAAGGTGCTTCCATCTCAAGAAATCCACTTGCTGAGATATTCACCAAGGGATTTTCTACTCAGATTCGAAG AAAGTTAGAGGGGAAGGTAGCACTAATCACTGGAGCAGCAAGTGGTATTGGGAAGGCAACTGCAACCAAATTCATCAGCAATGGTGCCAAAGTTGTTATTGCTGATATCCAACAGCAACTTGGCCAAGACACGGCAAAAGAACTCGGATCCAATGCCGCCTTCATTGCCTGTGATGTAACTAAAGAATCTGATATATCCAATGCCGTAGATTTTTCCATTTCGAAATTCAACCAACTGGACATAATGTACAATAATGCAGGGGTAGCCTGCAAATCTTCTCCAAGTATTACAGACCTTGACCTTGCACAGTTTGATAGAGTGATGAGCATAAACGTGCGAGGAGTGATTGCCGGGATCAAACATGCCTCTCGTGTGATGATCCCACGAAGAACTGGCTCCATTCTTTGCACAGCAAGTGTCACAGGAATCATGGCTGGTCTTTCACCGCACACATATGCCGTATCAAAGGTCACAGTTATAGGCATTGTTAGGACTGTTGCATCTGAACTATGCAAGTATGGGATCAGAGTCAATTGTATATCACCTTTCGTTATTCCAACTCCATTTGTCATGGAAGACATGAGTCGGTTCTATCCAGGTGTTGATGCTCAACAACTTGTGAAGATATTACATAATAGTGGTTCATTAGAGGGGGAAATTTGTGAGCCAATTGATATAGCTAACGCTGCACTATATCTTGCATCTGAGGATGCCAAGTATATTAACGGCCATAATTTGGTGATTGATGGAGGCTTTACGTCATTCAAGAGTCTCGGATTCCCCGCACCAGATCAG CAAAGGTGCTTCCATTTCAAGAAATTCACTTGCTGA
- the LOC110612105 gene encoding secoisolariciresinol dehydrogenase isoform X5 encodes MEALRHSRVSDSPHQISKGASISRNSLAEILPKGFSTQIERKLEGKVALITGAANGVGKATATKFINNGAKVIIADIQHQLGQDTAKELGPNVAFIACDVTKESDISNAVDFAISKFNQLDIMYNNAGVHCNSSPSIADLDLALFDRVMSINARGVMAGIKHASRVMIPRRTGSILCTASITGIMAGVSQHSYAVSKATVIGIVKTVASELCKYGIRVNSISPFIMPTPFIKEAMNQLYPGIDAQRLVKIVHNTGVLEGENCEPIDIANAAVYLASEDAKYVNGHNLVVDGGFTSFKSLGFPAPDQV; translated from the exons ATGGAGGCTTTACGTCATTCAAGAGTCTCGGATTCCCCGCACCAGATCAG CAAAGGTGCTTCCATTTCAAGAAATTCACTTGCTGAGATCCTCCCCAAGGGATTTTCTACCCAGATTGAAAG AAAATTAGAGGGGAAAGTAGCACTAATCACTGGAGCAGCAAATGGTGTTGGGAAGGCAACTGCAACCAAATTCATCAACAATGGTGCCAAAGTTATTATTGCTGATATCCAACACCAACTTGGCCAAGACACTGCAAAAGAACTCGGTCCCAACGTTGCCTTCATTGCCTGTGATGTAACCAAAGAGTCTGACATATCAAATGCTGTAGATTTTGCCATTTCAAAATTCAACCAACTGGACATCATGTACAATAATGCAGGGGTACACTGCAACTCCTCTCCAAGTATTGCAGACCTTGACCTTGCACTGTTTGATCGAGTCATGAGCATCAACGCGCGAGGAGTCATGGCCGGGATTAAACATGCCTCTCGTGTGATGATCCCACGAAGAACTGGCTCCATTCTTTGCACAGCCAGTATCACAGGAATCATGGCTGGTGTTTCACAGCACTCATATGCTGTATCCAAGGCCACTGTAATAGGCATTGTTAAGACTGTTGCATCTGAGCTATGCAAGTATGGGATCAGAGTCAATTCCATATCACCTTTCATTATGCCAACTCCATTTATCAAGGAAGCAATGAATCAGCTCTATCCAGGTATTGATGCTCAACGACTTGTGAAAATAGTACATAATACTGGTGTATTGGAGGGGGAAAATTGTGAGCCAATTGACATAGCTAATGCTGCAGTATATCTTGCATCTGAGGATGCCAAGTACGTTAATGGGCATAATTTGGTGGTTGATGGAGGCTTTACATCATTCAAGAGTCTGGGATTCCCTGCACCAGATCAGGTTTAG
- the LOC110612105 gene encoding secoisolariciresinol dehydrogenase isoform X1, which produces MFKFGFSKGASISRNPLAEIFTKGFSTQIRSKGASISRNSLAEILPKGFSTQIERKLEGKVALITGAANGVGKATATKFINNGAKVIIADIQHQLGQDTAKELGPNVAFIACDVTKESDISNAVDFAISKFNQLDIMYNNAGVHCNSSPSIADLDLALFDRVMSINARGVMAGIKHASRVMIPRRTGSILCTASITGIMAGVSQHSYAVSKATVIGIVKTVASELCKYGIRVNSISPFIMPTPFIKEAMNQLYPGIDAQRLVKIVHNTGVLEGENCEPIDIANAAVYLASEDAKYVNGHNLVVDGGFTSFKSLGFPAPDQV; this is translated from the exons ATGTTCAAATTTGGATTTAG TAAAGGTGCTTCCATCTCAAGAAATCCACTTGCTGAGATATTCACCAAGGGATTTTCTACTCAGATTCGAAG CAAAGGTGCTTCCATTTCAAGAAATTCACTTGCTGAGATCCTCCCCAAGGGATTTTCTACCCAGATTGAAAG AAAATTAGAGGGGAAAGTAGCACTAATCACTGGAGCAGCAAATGGTGTTGGGAAGGCAACTGCAACCAAATTCATCAACAATGGTGCCAAAGTTATTATTGCTGATATCCAACACCAACTTGGCCAAGACACTGCAAAAGAACTCGGTCCCAACGTTGCCTTCATTGCCTGTGATGTAACCAAAGAGTCTGACATATCAAATGCTGTAGATTTTGCCATTTCAAAATTCAACCAACTGGACATCATGTACAATAATGCAGGGGTACACTGCAACTCCTCTCCAAGTATTGCAGACCTTGACCTTGCACTGTTTGATCGAGTCATGAGCATCAACGCGCGAGGAGTCATGGCCGGGATTAAACATGCCTCTCGTGTGATGATCCCACGAAGAACTGGCTCCATTCTTTGCACAGCCAGTATCACAGGAATCATGGCTGGTGTTTCACAGCACTCATATGCTGTATCCAAGGCCACTGTAATAGGCATTGTTAAGACTGTTGCATCTGAGCTATGCAAGTATGGGATCAGAGTCAATTCCATATCACCTTTCATTATGCCAACTCCATTTATCAAGGAAGCAATGAATCAGCTCTATCCAGGTATTGATGCTCAACGACTTGTGAAAATAGTACATAATACTGGTGTATTGGAGGGGGAAAATTGTGAGCCAATTGACATAGCTAATGCTGCAGTATATCTTGCATCTGAGGATGCCAAGTACGTTAATGGGCATAATTTGGTGGTTGATGGAGGCTTTACATCATTCAAGAGTCTGGGATTCCCTGCACCAGATCAGGTTTAG